The window GCCCCGGCGACGTGCTGGTGGTGGATGCGCAGGGCGACCTGAACAACGCCGTGGTCGGCGGCATCCTGTCCTTCTACGCCGCCAAGATCGGCCTGGCCGGCATCGTCATCGACGGTGCGATCCGCGACGTGGCCGAGATCCGAGAACGCGACTTCCCGGTGTACGCGCGCGGCGTGACGCACCGTGGCCCGTACAAGGATGGCCCGGGCGAGATCAACGTGCCGATCGCCGTCGGCGGCCTGGTGGTGAACCCCGGCGACATCGTGGTCGGCGACCAGGATGGCCTGCTGGCCATCGTGCCCGAAGATGCCGAACGGCTCATCGAGAAGGCGCGCGCCGTGCTCGTTGCCGAAGAGAAAACCATGCAGGCCATGCGCGAGGGCCGCTGGGACCGCAGCTTCATCGACGCGCTCGAAGCGCGCTGCAACAACTGAACTTTTGAGCTGAAACCATGCGAGCTTCCGTCCTGGCCACCCGCGCCACCTTTCCCGACATCGCCGACCGCCTGCGCCAGCACTTCGACGTCACCGACAATCCCGAAGACACGATCTGGAGCCCGGTTGAACTCATCGCCCGACTGCAGGGCAAGTCCGGCGTGATGAGCACCGGCAGCGAACGCATCGACGCCGCGCTGCTCGACGCCTGCCCCGGTCTCAAGGCCGTGTGCAACGTCGGCGTGGGCTACAACAACATCGATGTGGCCGCCTGCACCGCGCGCGGCGTGGTGGTGACCAACACGCCCGACGTGTTGACCGACACCACGGCCGACTACGGCTTCGCGCTGATGATGGCCACGGCCCGGCGCATCGCCGAATCCGACCGCTTCGTGCGCACCGGCGCCTGGACCAAGACCGGCATCCACGACCATTTCGTCGGCGGCGACATCCAGGGCGCCACGCTTGGCAT of the Rhodoferax koreense genome contains:
- a CDS encoding RraA family protein, yielding MEYKALRKNASAPQIDAKILDALRDLPTAAISDNMHRNIGSSNLHPYHRAGKQSMAGTAVTARSRGGDNLTYLRALEFCRPGDVLVVDAQGDLNNAVVGGILSFYAAKIGLAGIVIDGAIRDVAEIRERDFPVYARGVTHRGPYKDGPGEINVPIAVGGLVVNPGDIVVGDQDGLLAIVPEDAERLIEKARAVLVAEEKTMQAMREGRWDRSFIDALEARCNN